A genomic window from Rhodococcus oxybenzonivorans includes:
- a CDS encoding sulfite exporter TauE/SafE family protein — protein sequence MAVALALALGAIIGILLGLLGGGGSILAVPALVFGLGLSLEEAIPISLLVIGVASLIGAIPKIRQHQINWRMAGVFAACGIPATFAGSAVGRLLPQSVVMIGFAAVMVVAGIRMLMDRGDTGTACAVGDSGIDWRRCAPRSIPAAAAVGFLTGLFGVGGGFLIIPALVLMLGLQMPVAIGTSLVIIVANSAAGLISHLSGASIDWAITAAFAGTAIAGSLIASHFGTRVDTDRLQRWFAYLVFVVAAYVLVDTIFLR from the coding sequence ATAGCGGTCGCGCTCGCGCTCGCGCTCGGAGCGATCATCGGCATCCTGCTCGGCCTCCTCGGCGGCGGCGGGTCGATCCTGGCCGTCCCCGCCCTGGTCTTCGGCCTCGGACTGAGCCTCGAGGAGGCCATCCCTATTTCCCTGCTGGTGATCGGTGTCGCCTCCCTCATCGGTGCCATCCCGAAAATTCGTCAGCACCAAATCAACTGGCGCATGGCCGGCGTCTTCGCCGCCTGCGGTATTCCTGCCACCTTCGCCGGCAGCGCGGTCGGGCGCCTGCTGCCGCAATCGGTGGTCATGATCGGTTTCGCCGCGGTGATGGTCGTCGCCGGGATCCGGATGCTGATGGACCGAGGCGACACCGGCACCGCCTGCGCGGTCGGGGACTCGGGGATCGATTGGCGCCGCTGCGCCCCCCGATCCATCCCCGCCGCGGCCGCGGTGGGCTTCCTCACCGGCCTGTTCGGCGTCGGCGGCGGCTTCCTGATCATCCCCGCCCTGGTGCTGATGCTCGGCCTGCAAATGCCAGTCGCGATCGGCACCTCCCTGGTCATCATCGTCGCGAACTCGGCGGCCGGTCTGATCTCTCACCTGAGCGGCGCGAGCATCGACTGGGCGATCACCGCCGCGTTCGCCGGCACCGCCATCGCCGGGTCCCTGATCGCCAGTCACTTCGGCACCAGGGTCGACACCGACCGGCTGCAGCGCTGGTTCGCCTACCTCGTCTTCGTCGTCGCCGCCTATGTGCTGGTCGACACGATCTTTCTCCGCTGA
- a CDS encoding MBL fold metallo-hydrolase gives MDVSIIETSSLGDRSYLISDGAIGVVVDPQRDIDRVLALARDRGVRITHVLETHIHNDYVTGGLELSRTTGAEYVVPTGDDVGYQRRAVSDGDLIDAGPILLQVMHTPGHTHHHVSYVLRETTGGIRGVFTGGSMLFGTTGRTDLLGKEHTEELTHAQYHSVRRLAAELPPGTEVYPTHGFGSFCAATPATGDSSTVGEQRETNPALTQDEQRYVDELLAGLADYPAYYAHMGVLNTEGPPPVDLSLPKLVDPDELRRRIEAGEWVVDLRERTAFAAGHLGGTLGFELSDSFVTYLGWLYQWGAPLTLIGENEDQVADARRELVRIGIDDLDGAAVGEIHTLVAGTALRSYRVADFAALSERLPEQDITVLDVRQRNEYETSHIDGAINIPLHELADRLGTLPDGEIWVHCASGYRSSIAASMIDRPDRTTVLINDDFDNAKDTDITSTT, from the coding sequence TTGGACGTGTCGATCATCGAGACTTCGAGCCTGGGCGACCGCAGCTACCTGATCAGCGACGGCGCTATCGGCGTCGTCGTCGACCCGCAACGCGACATCGACCGGGTGCTTGCCCTGGCACGCGACCGCGGCGTGCGGATCACCCATGTCCTCGAAACGCACATCCACAACGACTACGTCACCGGCGGCCTCGAGCTCTCCCGCACCACCGGTGCCGAGTACGTCGTCCCCACCGGTGACGACGTCGGATACCAGCGGCGAGCCGTGTCCGACGGTGACCTCATCGATGCCGGCCCCATCCTCCTGCAGGTGATGCACACCCCCGGCCACACCCACCACCACGTCAGCTATGTGCTGCGGGAGACCACCGGCGGCATCCGCGGAGTCTTCACCGGCGGATCGATGCTCTTCGGCACCACCGGCCGCACCGACCTCCTCGGCAAGGAGCACACCGAGGAGCTGACCCACGCCCAGTACCACTCGGTGCGCCGCCTCGCCGCCGAGCTGCCCCCGGGCACCGAGGTGTACCCCACCCACGGGTTCGGCAGCTTCTGCGCCGCCACCCCCGCCACCGGGGACTCCTCCACCGTCGGCGAACAACGCGAGACCAACCCGGCGCTGACCCAGGACGAACAACGCTACGTCGACGAACTCCTCGCCGGCCTGGCCGACTACCCGGCCTACTACGCGCACATGGGCGTGCTCAACACCGAAGGGCCGCCCCCGGTCGATTTGTCACTGCCCAAACTGGTCGACCCGGATGAGCTGCGCCGCCGCATCGAGGCCGGGGAATGGGTGGTGGACCTGCGTGAGCGCACCGCCTTCGCCGCCGGCCACCTCGGCGGGACCCTCGGGTTCGAGCTGTCGGACTCGTTCGTCACCTACCTCGGCTGGCTCTACCAGTGGGGTGCACCGTTGACCCTGATCGGCGAGAACGAAGACCAGGTCGCCGACGCCCGCCGTGAACTGGTCCGCATCGGCATCGACGACCTCGACGGCGCCGCGGTCGGCGAAATCCACACCCTCGTCGCCGGCACCGCTCTGCGGTCCTACCGGGTCGCCGACTTCGCCGCCCTCTCGGAGAGACTGCCCGAGCAGGACATCACCGTCCTCGATGTGCGTCAACGCAACGAATACGAGACGAGCCACATCGACGGGGCGATCAACATCCCGCTCCACGAACTCGCCGACCGCCTCGGGACTCTCCCCGACGGGGAGATCTGGGTGCACTGCGCCTCCGGCTACCGATCCTCCATCGCCGCCTCGATGATCGACCGACCCGACCGCACCACCGTGTTGATCAACGACGACTTCGACAACGCGAAGGACAC